A window of the Harmonia axyridis chromosome 5, icHarAxyr1.1, whole genome shotgun sequence genome harbors these coding sequences:
- the LOC123680245 gene encoding uncharacterized protein LOC123680245 has protein sequence MGPGSSSAVSSPSPSQPKVLLSEAACHVPSDNTDSSDASARISSSDVISSPVITDPLSSPRHSDQELVNIVRRFWELDKVPDVLPLTPAEKECEDLYRAEVTRDSTGRYTVGLPFSSYCLGTSVNVATRQFLRLENRLENNPDLRVAYHEFMRDYLSSGHMELVPESFDHPRYEPYYIPHHPVHRPDDPATKIRVVFNASCSSANGKSLNDLLLTGPKLQADISTLLLRFRLHQFVFTADIRQMYRQILIRPEQRDYQRIIWRFSKREPLQYYRLNTVTYGVSSAPYLALRTLHQLASDDGLRFPTARQVLLNEIYVDDILTGCSSESEALELRKQVQDLLMAGGFELRKWATNHLPLLDGIPSDHRRESSSIDPLLLDREPSLKILGLGWNPASDHFFYSVRLNSTTVTKRNVLSQMARIFDPLGWLTPVTFYAKIFFRQLCLLHLEWDQPLSNEIQNRWLQFQSQLPTLTELHIPRFIPAVSSSAHRFIGFCDASESGYAAVVYLSSPTSSGRFHVSLLAAKSKISPCKAMSLPRLELCGAHLLAKLMHHLSTRVLQNLSADYIAFSDSSVALSWIRGESHRWKTFVGNRVAEIQDLIPSNCWRHVMSEDNPADCASRGLMPSDIHHHPLWWRGPPWLSLDPSSWPLSSVDSSQTEQVDEEAKPISSLILAAISNEPTFIERFSSYLRLKRVTAFCRRFMVNARRPSFPRSGFLSSIELQEAEICLIRLVQSLHFAEELAELKKPSSRHRLVMKLHLFLDNHELIRVGGRLSASLLPYKHKHPVLLPKNHHLTHLIIDDAHYRLLHAGALATHSFIRRRFWILDGRNVVRNRLRKCNRCFSCKPRPLIQPMGNLPPEWLSSAMAFLTTGVDYAGPFYVTSARLRGAVSTKVYLVVFICFTTKAVHLELASELSTSAFIAAYRRFVARRGHPSVIFSDNGTNFVGAHNYLRDLGRLLAAPQHQQSLCDAASSSGTDWRFIPPSSPHFGGLWEAAVKSAKHHLTRVIGEQKLTYEEFLTVCTQVEAILNSRPLYLPSSDPSDFEALTPGHFLVFRSLTAPPDNDVSSVSVNRLSRWQLVQRFQQDFWKRWRTEYLHTLQQRHKWLHPSTSIIPGTVVVIRDDNLPPLKWSIGRISSVFPGTDSTTRVADVATASGTIRRPVVKLCPLPTQ, from the exons ATGGGCC CAGGGTCATCATCTGCTGTGTCTTCTCCATCCCCTTCTCAGCCCAAAGTCCTTCTATCAGAGGCCGCCTGCCATGTTCCTTCGGACAATACTGATTCTTCTGATGCTTCTGCCCGTATCTCATCATCTGATGTGATAAGTTCTCCTGTCATCACGGACCCTCTGAGCTCCCCGCGTCATTCAGATCAGGAACTTGTCAACATCGTTCGGCGTTTTTGGGAACTCGATAAAGTACCTGACGTGCTTCCCTTGACCCCTGCCGAGAAGGAGTGTGAAGATCTGTATCGCGCTGAAGTCACTCGTGACTCCACTGGCAGATACACTGTTGGTTTGCCCTTCTCATCTTATTGTCTGGGTACCTCTGTCAATGTGGCGACTAGGCAGTTTCTTCGATTAGAAAATCGTCTAGAAAATAACCCTGATCTTCGTGTCGCCTATCATGAGTTTATGCGAGATTATCTCTCGAGTGGTCACATGGAATTGGTTCCTGAATCATTTGACCATCCTCGATATGAACCTTATTATATTCCTCATCATCCTGTACACCGTCCAGATGATCCTGCTACTAAAATTCGAGTTGTTTTCAACGCCTCTTGCTCATCTGCTAATGGCAAATCCCTCAACGATCTTCTGCTTACCGGCCCGAAGCTGCAAGCGGACATTTCCACTCTTTTGCTTCGTTTTCGTCTACATCAATTTGTTTTTACTGCCGATATCAGACAGATGTATCGACAGATCCTGATACGCCCTGAGCAAAGGGATTATCAACGCATCATCTGGCGTTTCTCCAAACGGGAACCCCTCCAATATTACCGTCTGAACACAGTCACCTATGGAGTTTCCTCGGCTCCTTACCTAGCACTTAGAACCCTTCATCAGCTAGCTTCGGACGACGGACTCAGATTTCCTACGGCAAGGCAAGTCTTGCTGAATGAGATTTATGTCGATGACATCTTGACCGGCTGTTCATCCGAATCTGAagctcttgaattgcgaaaACAGGTTCAAGACCTGCTCATGGCGGGTGGTTTTGAGCTGCGTAAATGGGCTACCAATCATCTTCCCCTGCTAGACGGTATCCCATCTGATCATCGTCGGGAATCCTCCTCTATTGACCCCCTTCTTCTTGACCGTGAACCAAGTCTCAAAATTCTGGGACTTGGATGGAATCCTGCATCTGATCACTTCTTTTATTCCGTTCGTTTAAACTCAACGACAGTCACCAAACGGAATGTGCTGAGTCAGATGGCTAGAATCTTCGATCCTTTGGGATGGCTAACTCCAGTCACTTTCTATGCCAAAATCTTCTTTCGTCAGCTCTGTCTACTTCATCTAGAATGGGATCAACCTCTCTCGAATGAGATTCAAAACCGGTGGTTGCAGTTTCAATCCCAGCTTCCCACTTTGACAGAGCTTCACATACCACGATTCATCCCTGCCGTTTCTTCTTCTGCTCATCGCTTCATCGGCTTCTGTGATGCCTCTGAATCCGGCTATGCTGCAGTTGTTTATCTAAGCAGTCCTACATCGTCCGGTCGATTCCACGTGTCTCTTCTAGCGGCCAAATCCAAAATTTCTCCTTGTAAGGCAATGTCCCTGCCTCGTCTAGAACTCTGCGGTGCccatcttctcgcaaaactcatGCATCATTTGTCTACCCGCGTTTTACAGAATCTCAGTGCTGACTATATTGCCTTTAGCGATTCTTCTGTTGCCTTGTCGTGGATCCGTGGTGAGAGTCACAGGTGGAAGACATTTGTTGGCAATCGAGTCGCTGAGATACAGGATTTGATTCCATCTAATTGCTGGAGGCATGTAATGTCTGAGGACAATCCAGCTGATTGCGCCTCTCGAGGATTGATGCCCTCAGATATTCATCACCACCCATTGTGGTGGCGCGGTCCTCCTTGGTTGTCTCTCGACCCATCCTCGTGGCCTCTTTCCTCTGTCGATTCATCTCAAACTGAACAGGTGGACGAAGAAGCAAAGCCGATCTCCTCCTTAATATTAGCGGCCATCTCCAATGAACCCACCTTCATAGAACGTTTCTCTTCGTATCTTCGTCTCAAGCGCGTAACTGCCTTTTGTCGACGTTTCATGGTAAATGCTCGTCGTCCATCTTTTCCTCGCTCAGGTTTCCTCTCCTCTATTGAGCTTCAAGAAGCTGAAATTTGTTTGATACGTCTAGTTCAGTCTCTGCATTTCGCTGAGGAGCTAGCTGAACTTAAAAAACCTTCTTCTCGTCATCGGCTTGTCATGAAACTCCATCTCTTTCTCGACAATCATGAACTTATACGTGTCGGTGGTCGCCTTTCAGCCTCCTTACTTCCTTATAAACACAAACATCCTGTTCTCCTACCCAAAAATCATCATCTAACGCATCTGATCATTGATGATGCCCATTATCGTCTACTTCACGCCGGTGCTTTAGCTACGCATTCGTTCATTCGTCGACGGTTCTGGATCTTGGATGGCCGCAACGTAGTTCGTAACCGTCTACGAAAATGTAACCGATGCTTCTCCTGCAAACCTCGTCCTCTCATTCAGCCAATGGGCAATCTTCCGCCTGAGTGGTTATCTTCTGCTATGGCTTTTCTTACCACTGGCGTTGACTACGCCGGTCCATTTTACGTGACGAGTGCGCGACTGCGCGGAGCCGTCAGCACCAAAGTATATCTAGTCGTCTTCATCTGTTTCACTACTAAAGCGGTTCATCTAGAGTTAGCGTCTGAGCTATCCACTTCAGCTTTCATTGCTGCTTATCGTCGCTTTGTTGCACGCCGAGGTCATCCTTCTGTTATCTTTTCGGATAACGGGACCAACTTCGTGGGTGCGCATAATTACCTTCGTGACCTTGGCCGCTTATTGGCTGCTCCACAACATCAACAAAGTCTGTGTGATGCCGCCTCTTCCTCTGGCACTGACTGGCGATTCATACCTCCTTCCAGCCCTCACTTTGGCGGCCTTTGGGAGGCTGCTGTCAAATCTGCTAAGCATCATCTCACTCGCGTTATTGGCGAGCAAAAACTCACGTACGAGGAGTTTCTCACCGTCTGTACTCAGGTGGAGGCAATTCTCAACTCTCGTCCTCTGTATCTCCCTTCGTCTGATCCTTCTGATTTTGAAGCTCTCACACCAGGGCATTTTTTGGTCTTTCGCTCCCTCACCGCTCCTCCTGATAACGATGTGAGTTCCGTATCAGTAAACCGTCTGTCTCGCTGGCAACTAGTCCAACGATTTCAGCAGGACTTCTGGAAGCGTTGGCGTACGGAGTACCTGCACACCTTGCAGCAACGTCACAAATGGTTGCACCCATCTACTTCTATAATTCCAGGTACCGTTGTCGTCATTCGAGATGACAATCTTCCTCCTCTAAAGTGGTCTATCGGTCGTATATCATCTGTTTTTCCGGGAACTGATTCCACAACCCGCGTTGCTGATGTTGCCACTGCGTCTGGGACAATTCGGCGACCAGTCGTTAAATTGTGTCCTCTTCCAACTCAGTAG
- the LOC123680251 gene encoding tigger transposable element-derived protein 4-like produces the protein MSKRKIRVLSLSEKLKIVNAFECGKSRNEIQSEFGLPESTYYKIIKSRDSIKSQCSEGHGNIKRSRHSEFPDIENCLLEWIKQTLNKNITIDGPLLKQKSKDFATRLGYQNFSASNGWLEGFKRRHDIAFKKAAGESRSVDQSVCNRWTEELPSLLKGYDPNDIYNADETALFFKCLPDKTFTFKGEKCHGGKQSKERLTILQCVNMTGTDKLPLLMIGKSKRPRCFKGVKTLPVDYAKHKSLDDQDIIQGLVEKRRQENDDEKQKNPAFH, from the coding sequence ATGTCTAAAAGAAAAATCCGAGTTTTATCTCTGAGTGAAAAACTTAAGATCGTGAATGCGTTTGAGTGTGGAAAATCGCGTAATGAAATTCAGAGTGAGTTTGGTCTACCAGAATCAACCtattataaaattatcaagTCAAGAGACTCTATAAAGTCTCAGTGCTCTGAAGGACACGGAAATATTAAGAGGAGTCGACATTCCGAGTTCCCCGACATTGAAAACTGCCTTTTAGAATGGATCAAACAAACCCTTAACAAGAACATAACCATAGATGGACCCCTGTTGAAACAAAAATCTAAAGACTTTGCCACAAGATTGGGATATCAGAACTTTTCGGCTAGTAATGGCTGGTTAGAAGGTTTTAAAAGACGTCATGATATAGCTTTCAAAAAAGCCGCTGGAGAAAGTAGATCTGTAGACCAAAGCGTGTGTAACCGATGGACTGAAGAACTGCCAAGTCTCTTGAAGGGGTATGATCCAAACGACATTTACAATGCGGATGAGACAGCTCTATTCTTCAAGTGTCTTCCTGATAAAACATTCACATTTAAGGGCGAAAAATGTCATGGAGGTAAACAAAGTAAGGAACGTCTTACTATTCTTCAATGCGTTAACATGACCGGTACTGATAAGCTACCTCTTTTAATGATAGGGAAATCAAAACGACCTAGATGTTTCAAAGGTGTCAAGActttacctgttgattatgcaAAACACAAAAGCTTGGATGACCAAGATATTATTCAAGGATTGGTTGAAAAACGTCGACAAgaaaatgatgatgaaaaacaaaaaaatcctgCTTTTCATTGA